Below is a window of Elusimicrobiaceae bacterium DNA.
TCGTCCAGCGGCAGTGTCTTTATCAGCGCCGACTTCAGCGCTTCTATTCCCGCAAGTGTTTTGCAGGAAATGCACACCGTTTCCGCGCCCGCCAGTTTTGCAGCGGCGTTTTCCGTATCCGCCAGATCGGTTTTATTGAGCGCGACAATAAAAGGTTTCCCCGCGTCCGACACAAGTTTAAGCACCGTCCTGTCGGTTTCGGTAAAGCCGGTTTCCGCCGAACACACGATAATTGCGAAATCAGCTTTTTTTATCGCGGCTTCCGTCCTGCGCATGCCTTCCAGTTCGGCGGGATCGAGCGCGTGCGAGCGCAGGCCGGCGGTATCGGTGAGAATAAGCCGGAAGCCTTCAAGATCAACGCTCTGTTCGATGGTGTCGCGTGTGGTGCCGGGCGTGGGCGCTACAATCGCGCGGTCACAGCCGGCGAGCGCGTTTAACAGGCTGGATTTGCCCGCGTTGGGCGCGCCTGCTATCGCCACGGCAATGCCGTTTTTCATCAGTTTGCCCAGCTCGAAAGTGCCGGCGAGCCGTTTGGTCCGCGCGCGGGCCGCGTTAAAAAGATTTCCGGCCATGAACCGGTCAAGCGGCGGGATCTCGTCGTCGGCGTCGTCTATCCGGGCTTCGGTTTCGGCCAGCAGCGCGACAATATCGTCTTTTATCGTCTTGAAGCCGTCCGACACCTTTCCTTCGGTCATGCTCAGCGCCGCTTTATGCGCCGCGGCGTTTTTTGAAAGAATCAGGTCGCAGAGCCCCTCCGCCTGCGCCAGATCCAGCTTGCCGTTTAAAAAGGCGCGCATGGAAAATTCGCCGGGTTCCGCCGCGCGCGCGCCGTTTTTTAGCGCCGCGCCCAGCACCCGCGCGGTTATGTAGGGCGAGCCGTGGCAGGAGATTTCAAACACGTCGTCGCCGGTGTAGCTGGCTGGCGCGCGGAAAAAAACCACAACGGCCCTGTCCAGCAGTTCCTCCCCCTCCTGCACACGCATCAACACGGCGGTTCTGGGCGCCGGCGGAAATTCCGCGCCCTGTTTGCCGCGCAGAAACCTGCCCGCTATTGTTACTGCCTGCGGGCCGGACAGTCGGACAAGCGCCACCGCCCCGCCCGCCGGACCGGTTGCGGCGGCTGCGATGGTATCGTTTCGGTTTACCAGAGCAAGCGTCTTATCCATATAAATGATTTCATTACCGGCACAAAGCGCCTTTCAGCCCGCCATGGCGCGGAAAATATTCCGTATGTCTTCATAAACAAACGGCGGAGCTGTTAACCCCGCCGTCCGTTCATCTTCGCTTTATGATTTTCTTGGGCGCAATACCACTTTTCGCCACTTATGCTCGCCTTCGCTGAAAGTTTCAACGTCGGGACTGTTTTCCAGCATCTTGTGCACAAAACGGCGGTGCGCCGCGTCCATCGAAGGCAGGCGGTACATCTCGCCGCGCGCCCGCACGATATTGACGCCGCGTTTCACTTCTTCGGCGATCCTGTCTTCCTGCTGCTTGCGGTATTCGCCGGTATCAAGCGCGATATTGGCGGTTCCGCCTGTCCGGCGGTTCACTATGAGCGTAACGAGATATTGAAGCGACTGAAGAGTCTGCCCGTCCCGCCCGATCAGCATGGCAGGGCTGTCGCAGTCAAACGACAGCAGGATACGCTGCAGAATCGGATCCCAGCCGGTGGCGAAGCCGGAAGCGGCAACACCCATCCTGTCCAGTAGTTCCGAAACAGTTTCCTGCGCGAGCTTCGCGGCCGGTTCCAGCTCCGGCGGCAGCGCGGCCGCCGCCGTATCCGGTTCGGGTTCCGTTTTCCGCTGCGCGGGCTGAACCGCCGTTTCGTCCGGTTCGGATGGAACGTCCGCGATTCCGGCCGTCTGAGTGTGCTGCTGCGGCGTCAGGCCGGCGGGCGGTTCCTGCCCGGCCGGTTGGGCGGCAGGTTGCTCCGGAAAGTCAAATCCGGCCTGCTGTTCCTGTTTCGGCATTTCATCTTCAAAGATCGCCGGCTCCAGCGGTTTTTCGGCAAGCGGAGCCGCCGGTTCGGCGCAAGATTTTTCAATCTTGTCCGCGGCGTCTTTTCTGCCTTTCAGCGGCACCTGCACCGTTTTGACCTGGGCCGACCGGCGTTTGATCTGCGGCTGTTTCTGCGCTTTCTGCGCGGAACTGGAACCCGCCGCTGCGGCCGGTTTCGGGTCTTCCGCAGCGCGTCCGCCGCGGTTGCGGCGGCGTTTCGAGTCGGTTATCTGCTGCGGCGCTTCCGCTGTTTTCCAGATGCGTTCGGTGATTTTTATTATCGCCGGTTTCGCGCCCAGCCCCAGAAATCCGCTGGTGCCTTCCGCGATAACAGCCACTTCTACCTGATCCCGCCGCAAGCCCAGCTGGGCGAGCCCGCTTTCAATCGCCACCTGCACGTTTTTCCCTTCAAACTTGTATTCTTTGGACATTCGTTTTACATCCTCCGTAACGGCTGTCCCGGTCATTTTGTCAGGCGCTCATCGTTTTTTTAAGCCATATCTGCTGGATGAAGCTGACGATGCTGCTGGTGGTCCAGTACAGCACAAGACCTGACGGAAAAGTCAGGAACATAAAAGTGAAAATGACGGGCATCCATTTAAGTACGGCCATTTGGGGATTATTGTCGTTAGCCATAGTCATTTTCTGCTGGAAGAACATCAGCGCACCCATTATCAGGGGCAGCACATAGAAGGGATCCTTCGCGGACATGTCGTGGATCCAGAAAATCCACGGCGCGCCGTGCAGGTCCCATGAGTTTCTTAGCGCCGTGAACAGCGCGAAAAACACCGGTATCTGAAACAGCATCGGCAGGCAGCCGCCCAGCGGGTTCACTTTGTGCTTTTTGTACAGTTCAAGCATTTCCATGTTGAGGCGCTGGGGGTCTTTTTTGTATTTTTCCTGCAGTTTCTGAAGTTCCGGCTGAATCTTCTTCATTTCCATCATTGATTTGTTGCTCTTGATGGTGAACGGCATAAGAATCAGCTGAACCAGCAGCGTGAGTATTACTATTGACCAGCCGTAGTTGCCCGTGAAGCCGTGATTGAAATACAGCACCTTCATGGCCAGCTTACCGAGTGTTGTGAAAAACCCGAATTCAACCGAGCGGTCCAGCTCGTGCCCCAGCAGCTGCAGTTTGCGGTAGTCTTTCGGCCCGAAGTAGAACGAAAATTTCCAGCTTTTCGTTTCGCCGGGGTTAATGACCATCGCGGGCGCGGTGACCTCGATTGAAGGGGTTTTCGTGTTTTCTATTTTCTGTTCGGAAAACTTTATGCTGTGGTACGGCCACTGCTGCGGTATAAGCGCGGCGAGAAAATACCGGTTTTCGATGCCGGCCCAGACCCACGGTTCCTTCGGGGTTTTTTCTTCCGACTTGATGTTTTCAACAACGGCGTGTTTTTTGCCTTCGCGGTGAATGGCGCAGGCGGTTTGCCACAGTTTGGTGTTTTCCTTTTCCTCGCTTTCGACGGTGCCGATGCCGGGGCCGAAATTTATGCCCCAGTCCGGCACTTCGACGGCGGTTTTGAGCGAATTGGAAATCGAAATCTCCAGTTCGCCCAGCCCTTCCTCGCTGAAAGCGTAGGTTTTTGTCATGCCGACGCCCTGTGCGAGCGCGGCTTCAAATCTGAAGCGGTTGTTTTCCTGTCCGGCCAGATTGAAATATACGCCCGGCATCGTGGCGAAAAAACCCGGATTGGAATTCGGGATCAGCTGAGCCGTGTTCACCGGCCCGCGGTAGCGGCAGCTTTTTATCGCCGCGCCGTAGTGGCTGAATTCAAAATCGGCTTTGCCGCTGGTGTAGGCTACCGGCATGTCCTGCTGTTCCTGCGAAACCGGCTGAACCTGTTTGACAGGGGCGTTTTTTGCCGCGGGCGCGGCAACGGGCGAGATCTGCGGTTTTCCGTTCGCTCCCGCCTGGGCCGGCGCGGTGACGGCGGGTTTTTTGTGCGCGTTGGGGTATTTCTTTTCCACCCAATAAAGCCAGCCGGCATATACCGCGAAAGATAATGTAAACGCCAGAACGAGGTTTTTATTCATGAATGCAAATCCTTTATTGAATTAGTGTCCGGCCCTGTCGCCGGGTTCGCGGCAGCCTTCAAAACGCCGCGAAAGATATTAAGGGAGGTTTTTAGCGCCGCGCCCGTTTAAGGGACCGGATCCCAGCCACCCGGATTGAACGGATGGCACCTCAGCACACGCCTCACGGCCAGATACGAGCCTTTAACAGGCCCGTGCCTGTCCAGCGCGGTTAACGCGTATTGCGTGCAAGTAGGGACAAATCTGCACGCCCGTCCGCCCAGCAGCGGGCGCAACAGCGAAAACGATTTGACCAGCCCTTTGAGCAAGGCGGCTGCGATGCCGGCCGCAGTTATTGCGCCAATCCCGCTTTTTGCCATATTGCCCGTATGGATTCGCAGGCCGAACCATATCCGTCCAGCTTGTTGCCGGGACGCGGATACAGAACAAGTTCCGCGTCCGCGCGGATGGATTGCCGGTTGAGCCTGAAAACCTCCCTTACAAGCCTTTTGAGGCGGTTCCGCCTTACGGCGCCGCCGGCCTTTTTCGATACCATTATGCCCAGCCTCGGCGTTGCCGCCGGGGAGCCGGTTTTCCACCACATCACGAAATCACGGGTGGCGGTTTTGCCGCCCGTTTCCAGCACTGCCTGAAACTCGTCTTTAAGTTTCAGTTTTGCGCTGCGCGGAAAACCTTCCGGCTTCACAACTGGGGAATCAGCTCGTGCCGTCCTTTGGCGCGTCGTTTGCTAAGCACTCTGCGGCCGCCGGCGGTTTTCATTCTGGCTCTGAAGCCGATTTTTTTTGCTCTTTTGCGTCTGTTTGGTCTGTATGTAGGTAGCATAGTTGTTATATTATAGTAAATTGCCGGATAAAAATGGAAGATTCTGTTTTGCGGAACGCGGGTTTTCGGGCCGGCCTGAAATGCTACAATACAGACAGTTGGTTCTGCTTATTTAAACTGATCCCGTATGAATTTTTCCGACTCCGCCGTAGTGCTTGTCAAACGCGATATCCGCGAAGCTGACCGGATAGTTTCGGTTTACACCCGCTCGCGCGGGCGCATGAACCTGCGGTTTCCGGGCGTAAACCGGCCTCTGGCGCGGTTAAAAGCCATAACCGAACCGTTTGTGTGCTCCGATATCCGTATTTATATGCGGGCCGGTTCCTGTTCCGGCGTGGCGACCGGCGGGAAAATAAACAGCGTGTTTCCGAAGTTGCGGCGCGACGCGCGCAAAACCCGGCTCGCCCTTCATTTTTGCGAACTGATGTACCGCATGACGCCGGAACTGCAGATTAACGAGGATAAATTTTTTCTGCTTGTCAACGTGCTGGAGTTTCTTGAAACGAATGAACCGGTTCCCTCTACCCGCGCGGCGTTTACGTTCAGGCTGATGCGGCTGGCCGGGTTCGGACTGTCGGACCCGGTGCTTGGTATTTCACGGCAGTTCTGGGACCGGCTGCATGAAGCCGATTTCGCCGCGCTTGACTTTGCTTCGCCTGCCGAGAAGGAAGAGCTGCTTAAATCGGAGTACGTCATTTCCCGGTTCATCGCCAGAACTTTTCCGCAGGGCATCCGCACGGCGGAAGCATTTGAAAATCCCCGTTACGCGCAGAACCTTTCGCTGTAATCACGCCGCCGCTTCGCGGCGCCGCGCCGTACTCGCGGCCGTTATGCACGGGATTGCGGCGGGCCGCCAGATCCGCATGCCCGGACACTGGGTGCCGGTTCCCCGGCACGCGATAACCGTCATGCCGTTTACCTTTTCCTTCACGCAATCGTCATGATCCGCCGGGACACCTGAATAGGCATTAGCGTAACAGCGGAGAGCAAAACAGTTCCGGACATACATTGACCTTTAAGAAAAGAATGGCGCCGCGAAGCATAAGCCGCTTCAAACGTTCCTCCGGCCTGCCGCGCCGGCCCGGCAAGCGCAGTCCGGTTCGTGAGCGGGAACTGATTTTTTGCGGCGTGCCGGTACGTTTTCGGTTTTGCGCGCTTGTGCGCTGTAAAGGGCAGCCGGTCAGTGCGGCATCCGTATTATGCAGGAGATGCTAGTCCCCGCCGGATCCGGCAGGGACTAGCGTTGCGCGTTTCTGCTCTGCCGGGCCAGCCGCGCCGGCAGCGGTTTTGCGGCGGAGCGTCGTTATATGGTTTAATTATGATAATATTCACAGGGGACGACTATGAATTTTCAGGACATGATAGCCAGGCTTGAAAACTATTGGAAAAGCGAGGGCTGCGTGCTGATCCAGCCTTACGATCTGGAAAAGGGAGCGGGCACGTTCAACCCGGAAACTTTTTTCGGTTCGCTCACTTCAAAACCGCTGCGCGCCGCGTATGTGGAGCCGTGCCGGCGGCCCGCCGACGGCAGGTATGGCGACAATCCCAACCGGCTGGGCAAGTATTACCAGTACCAGGTGATCATAAAGCCGGCTCCGGCCGATATCCAGAAAAAATATCTGGGTTCGCTGCGCGCCATCGGGCTTGACCCCAGACAGCACGACGTGCGCTGGATCGAGGATGACTGGGAGTCGCCCACGCTTGGCGCGTCCGGCGTCGGCTGGGAAATCTGGCTTGACGGCATGGAAATCACCCAGTTCACCTATTTTCAGAATATGGCGGGTTTTTCTCTGTATCCCATAACCGCCGAAATAACCTACGGGCTTGAGCGGCTGGCGATGTACACCCAGAAGAAAAACAACGTTTACGATCTGCAGTGGAACGACACGGTGACCTACGGCGAGCTTTTTCATGAGCAGGAACGGCAGTTTTCGCATTACAGTTTCAGCGAGGCCAATGTGGAGAATCTGCGGCGTTATTTCGCGGATTACGAGGCGGAATGCCACAGCCTCGCGGAAAAAGGCCTTTACCTGCCGGCTTATGACGCAGCGATGAAGTGTTCGCATTATTTCAATCTGCTTGACGCGCGCGGCGCGATTTCGGTGACCGACCGGACCCGCCTGATCGGCCGCGTGCGCGCGCTGGCCAAGCGGTGCGCCGCTGTTTATGTCGAGGCGAAAGAGCCGTCCGCCAAACCGGAACCCGCGCAGGCCCGCTGATTCTTCCGCGCAAAATATCAGGAGTCCAAAACCATGAAAGACGCTTTGCTTGAAATCGGAACCGAAAACATGCCCGCGCGGTTTATCGCGCCCGCTCTGCAGCAGCTGGAAACGCTGACCGTGAAACTGCTGGACGGGGAGCGGCTTGTCCATAAAGGCGTAAAAACCTACGCCACTTTCCGGCGGCTGACGGTTTATATCACGGCGCTGGAGGAGAAAAGCGAGCCGATGTCGGAAACGCTGTTCGGCCCGCCCGCCAGACTGCTTAAGGATGAGTCCGGCAACTATACCAGACAGGCCGACGGCTTCGCCCGGAAAAACGGCGTTGCGCCCGACAAACTGCTGACTCTTGAAAAGGGCGGCAGTATGCATCTGGCGGTTCGCAAAATGATAAAGAGCGAGCCTGCCGTAAAAATTCTTTCGCGGGTATTTCCCGCTGTTATCAAAGGTCTGGAGTTTCCGAAAAACATGATCTGGGAGGATCTGCGGTTTCCGTTCGCCCGCCCGATCCGCAGCATCTGCGCGCTGTACGGGCCAAAGGTTGTCCCGTTTGAAACGGCGGGCGTGAAATCCGGCCGCAAGACGATGGCCTTGTGGGCGCTGGGCGGCGGCGCGCTTTCGATAACCGAGCCGGAAAGCTATGTCGCGCAGCTGCGCGGCGGGCTGGTGCTGGCGGACTGGACCGAGCGGAAAATGGCGTTGTTAAACGCGCTTTCGCGCACGTCGCAGATGCTGGAAAGCCGCGTGGAGCTGGACGAGGCGCTTGTGTCCGAAACGGTCAACATGACGGAAAACCCGGTGCCCGTGGCGGGCACGCTCGCCAAAGAATTTTTGCGCCTGCCGCAGGAACTGGTGACCACGGTGCTGAAAAAACAGCTTAAATTTTTCCCCGTGCTTAACGACTCCGGCGAGCTGATGCCCTCGTTCATAGCCGTGCGCGACGGCGTGAGCGATAATTCCGCCGAAGTCCGCACCGGCTATGAAGCGGTGATGACGGCGCGTTTGTCGGATGCCGTATTCTTTTTCGACAACGACCGGAAAAAACCGCTCGAGGCGTTCCGGAACAAGCTGTCCGAAGTGCTGTTCCATGAGCGGGTGGGCAGCATGCTCAAAAAATCCGCCCGGACGGAAAAACTCGCGCTGTGGATAGCCGGCAGCGCCGGCTCCGGCGTGACACTGGATCAGGACTCGGTGCGTGTGGCCGCCCGCTACGCTTATGCCGATCTCACCTGCGGGGTTGTCGGCGAGTTTCCCGAACTGCAGGGCTATATGGGCGGCGAATATCTGCACGCGTCGGGCGAGAGCGGCGCGGCGATGTCGGTGCGGGAGTTTTACTATCCGCTGACCGCCAAGTCCAGCCTGCCGATGACGCTGGAGGGCGCGGTGGTTTCGCTCGCCGGAAAGATTG
It encodes the following:
- the rnpA gene encoding ribonuclease P protein component, translated to MKPEGFPRSAKLKLKDEFQAVLETGGKTATRDFVMWWKTGSPAATPRLGIMVSKKAGGAVRRNRLKRLVREVFRLNRQSIRADAELVLYPRPGNKLDGYGSACESIRAIWQKAGLAQ
- a CDS encoding glycine--tRNA ligase subunit alpha, which codes for MNFQDMIARLENYWKSEGCVLIQPYDLEKGAGTFNPETFFGSLTSKPLRAAYVEPCRRPADGRYGDNPNRLGKYYQYQVIIKPAPADIQKKYLGSLRAIGLDPRQHDVRWIEDDWESPTLGASGVGWEIWLDGMEITQFTYFQNMAGFSLYPITAEITYGLERLAMYTQKKNNVYDLQWNDTVTYGELFHEQERQFSHYSFSEANVENLRRYFADYEAECHSLAEKGLYLPAYDAAMKCSHYFNLLDARGAISVTDRTRLIGRVRALAKRCAAVYVEAKEPSAKPEPAQAR
- the yidD gene encoding membrane protein insertion efficiency factor YidD — protein: MAKSGIGAITAAGIAAALLKGLVKSFSLLRPLLGGRACRFVPTCTQYALTALDRHGPVKGSYLAVRRVLRCHPFNPGGWDPVP
- the rpmH gene encoding 50S ribosomal protein L34; its protein translation is MLPTYRPNRRKRAKKIGFRARMKTAGGRRVLSKRRAKGRHELIPQL
- the glyS gene encoding glycine--tRNA ligase subunit beta — translated: MKDALLEIGTENMPARFIAPALQQLETLTVKLLDGERLVHKGVKTYATFRRLTVYITALEEKSEPMSETLFGPPARLLKDESGNYTRQADGFARKNGVAPDKLLTLEKGGSMHLAVRKMIKSEPAVKILSRVFPAVIKGLEFPKNMIWEDLRFPFARPIRSICALYGPKVVPFETAGVKSGRKTMALWALGGGALSITEPESYVAQLRGGLVLADWTERKMALLNALSRTSQMLESRVELDEALVSETVNMTENPVPVAGTLAKEFLRLPQELVTTVLKKQLKFFPVLNDSGELMPSFIAVRDGVSDNSAEVRTGYEAVMTARLSDAVFFFDNDRKKPLEAFRNKLSEVLFHERVGSMLKKSARTEKLALWIAGSAGSGVTLDQDSVRVAARYAYADLTCGVVGEFPELQGYMGGEYLHASGESGAAMSVREFYYPLTAKSSLPMTLEGAVVSLAGKIDTLAAAFASGMIPTGSEDPHALRRQAFGAARILLEKNVPVSVSQLLEKAFELVRADYNGPDQDFAAVRAQLEEFMRQRAETLFEEKGFRFDEIRAVFAAQYDEHGNAVRGMSFSEIYHRLVALANVRKDPDFEAIAVSFKRVGNILKKNGRGAGGGVDESLFSAEETAEKELYARLVTVKGAMRPFVSGAGAPTADGFEAVLREMVTLKPFVDKFFDDVMVIARDETVRNNRLALLNELYMLLSSVADLEKLQ
- a CDS encoding Jag N-terminal domain-containing protein, translated to MSKEYKFEGKNVQVAIESGLAQLGLRRDQVEVAVIAEGTSGFLGLGAKPAIIKITERIWKTAEAPQQITDSKRRRNRGGRAAEDPKPAAAAGSSSAQKAQKQPQIKRRSAQVKTVQVPLKGRKDAADKIEKSCAEPAAPLAEKPLEPAIFEDEMPKQEQQAGFDFPEQPAAQPAGQEPPAGLTPQQHTQTAGIADVPSEPDETAVQPAQRKTEPEPDTAAAALPPELEPAAKLAQETVSELLDRMGVAASGFATGWDPILQRILLSFDCDSPAMLIGRDGQTLQSLQYLVTLIVNRRTGGTANIALDTGEYRKQQEDRIAEEVKRGVNIVRARGEMYRLPSMDAAHRRFVHKMLENSPDVETFSEGEHKWRKVVLRPRKS
- the mnmE gene encoding tRNA uridine-5-carboxymethylaminomethyl(34) synthesis GTPase MnmE — protein: MDKTLALVNRNDTIAAAATGPAGGAVALVRLSGPQAVTIAGRFLRGKQGAEFPPAPRTAVLMRVQEGEELLDRAVVVFFRAPASYTGDDVFEISCHGSPYITARVLGAALKNGARAAEPGEFSMRAFLNGKLDLAQAEGLCDLILSKNAAAHKAALSMTEGKVSDGFKTIKDDIVALLAETEARIDDADDEIPPLDRFMAGNLFNAARARTKRLAGTFELGKLMKNGIAVAIAGAPNAGKSSLLNALAGCDRAIVAPTPGTTRDTIEQSVDLEGFRLILTDTAGLRSHALDPAELEGMRRTEAAIKKADFAIIVCSAETGFTETDRTVLKLVSDAGKPFIVALNKTDLADTENAAAKLAGAETVCISCKTLAGIEALKSALIKTLPLDDLDENSAVVTSARHYACLLAAETELARAETLLLADPAPFELAAVHLNAALRELEGAVGDTAADEILGAVFSRFCVGK
- the recO gene encoding DNA repair protein RecO, which translates into the protein MNFSDSAVVLVKRDIREADRIVSVYTRSRGRMNLRFPGVNRPLARLKAITEPFVCSDIRIYMRAGSCSGVATGGKINSVFPKLRRDARKTRLALHFCELMYRMTPELQINEDKFFLLVNVLEFLETNEPVPSTRAAFTFRLMRLAGFGLSDPVLGISRQFWDRLHEADFAALDFASPAEKEELLKSEYVISRFIARTFPQGIRTAEAFENPRYAQNLSL
- the yidC gene encoding membrane protein insertase YidC, giving the protein MNKNLVLAFTLSFAVYAGWLYWVEKKYPNAHKKPAVTAPAQAGANGKPQISPVAAPAAKNAPVKQVQPVSQEQQDMPVAYTSGKADFEFSHYGAAIKSCRYRGPVNTAQLIPNSNPGFFATMPGVYFNLAGQENNRFRFEAALAQGVGMTKTYAFSEEGLGELEISISNSLKTAVEVPDWGINFGPGIGTVESEEKENTKLWQTACAIHREGKKHAVVENIKSEEKTPKEPWVWAGIENRYFLAALIPQQWPYHSIKFSEQKIENTKTPSIEVTAPAMVINPGETKSWKFSFYFGPKDYRKLQLLGHELDRSVEFGFFTTLGKLAMKVLYFNHGFTGNYGWSIVILTLLVQLILMPFTIKSNKSMMEMKKIQPELQKLQEKYKKDPQRLNMEMLELYKKHKVNPLGGCLPMLFQIPVFFALFTALRNSWDLHGAPWIFWIHDMSAKDPFYVLPLIMGALMFFQQKMTMANDNNPQMAVLKWMPVIFTFMFLTFPSGLVLYWTTSSIVSFIQQIWLKKTMSA